TCGTTTCGAACTGTTTCCCACACGTCGGACACTCAGACATCGCCCGTTCTGGGCCTGTTTTCCTATATAAATTAGCGGGTTGCACCAGTCGTGACTACATGAGGTCCTGTCAATAATTTGATGTAGTCCGGGTGCGAAAATCGAATCCGCGTCTCAGCCTCCACAAGGCTGAAGGATAACCACTACCCCAACCCGGACACGCTTGCAAGCGCTTCTAGCCCGGTCAACTTCAAATACGTTACGACTCTCGAGGCACCGTGGGGATCTCTAGCGCGTTCTTACTTCGACAGTCGGCTGAATACTATATTATCTATAGCGTGATCGAATTTCCTTCTCTCCTCGCCGCGAACCATCCGAGCCGTTTTTGCCCGTGCCGCGAGTACTCCCACTAACGCGTGGCCATCACCGACAAGATCTACGTCAAGAACCACCGCCAGCTCAGCTCCCAGCTCGAGACAAACATCCCGAAGGGGGCGTTCAAGGGAGCGACGTTAGACGTGCTCTTCCAGGGCCAGGGACTCGAGAAACTCGACGACGCTACCCGCGACCGGGTGCTCGACTTCGCGACGGACTTCCTGGACTGCGACTGTGACAACAATCCCTACTGTGGCTGTCCCGAGCGGAAGTTCGTCCGCTACCTGCTCGAGTTGCGCGCTCAGGGGCTCGGTCCGGACGCCATCGTGGACGTGATGA
This region of Natronosalvus halobius genomic DNA includes:
- a CDS encoding DUF5814 domain-containing protein, producing MAITDKIYVKNHRQLSSQLETNIPKGAFKGATLDVLFQGQGLEKLDDATRDRVLDFATDFLDCDCDNNPYCGCPERKFVRYLLELRAQGLGPDAIVDVMSDDYMVYAYSGDVLSFLDSGVRTLEAAEGLARVEGDDEAEEEIRRVKRELSR